In one Modestobacter sp. L9-4 genomic region, the following are encoded:
- a CDS encoding ABC transporter ATP-binding protein, producing the protein MPRDAVVRRGLRHVVRAIREQPGMFTLAFLGSSLYAGMTVASAYVIGGITDRVLLPAFDRGATTAAALTLAAVAIIGVAVLKILGIIGRRLFAGVMAYRLQAEYRRRVTGQYLRLPLSWHQRHPTGQLLSNANSDVESAWFFVMPLPFACGALVMVAITVVALFLTDALLAVVGVVVFPLVFVLNAFYSQAMSPRMERAQQLRAEVSEIAHESFDAALVVKTLGRETDETTRFAVKADELRDGLVAVGRVRGLFDPMMEALPNLGTLAVLLIGAERVASGATEAGALVSIAYLFTLLTLPIRAIGWVLADLPRAMAGFDRVTPVLEATGETPHGPGTAPAGPGGAAVAVRDVDFRHDADARPTLSGVTFEVTAGRTIAVVGPTGAGKSTLAGLLVRLVDPHDGSVLLDGVDLRTLREGEVSSQVAFVPQSTFLFDDTVRDNVTLGADLSDEQVREALRTAAADDFVDRLPEGLDTRVGERGASLSGGQRQRLALARAVVRRPRLLVLDDATSAVDPSVEARILDALRASDRPATVVVVAYRQATIALADEVVWIERGRLVARGTHAELLADVPGYGRLVQAYQPPEPVAAEPVEVPA; encoded by the coding sequence GTGCCGCGAGACGCCGTCGTCCGGCGCGGCCTGCGCCACGTCGTCCGGGCCATCCGTGAGCAGCCGGGCATGTTCACCCTGGCGTTCCTGGGCAGCAGCCTCTACGCGGGCATGACCGTGGCCAGCGCCTACGTCATCGGCGGCATCACCGACCGGGTGCTGCTGCCCGCCTTCGACCGGGGCGCCACCACCGCCGCCGCGCTCACCCTCGCGGCCGTGGCGATCATCGGCGTCGCCGTCCTGAAGATCCTGGGCATCATCGGCCGCCGGCTGTTCGCCGGTGTGATGGCCTACCGGCTGCAGGCCGAGTACCGCCGCCGGGTGACGGGTCAGTACCTGCGCCTCCCGCTGTCCTGGCACCAGCGCCACCCCACCGGCCAGCTGCTGTCCAACGCCAACAGCGACGTCGAGTCCGCCTGGTTCTTCGTCATGCCGCTGCCCTTCGCCTGCGGCGCCCTGGTGATGGTGGCCATCACCGTCGTCGCGCTGTTCCTCACCGACGCGCTGCTGGCGGTCGTCGGGGTGGTCGTCTTCCCGCTGGTGTTCGTGCTCAACGCCTTCTACAGCCAGGCTATGAGCCCGCGGATGGAGCGGGCGCAGCAGCTGCGCGCCGAGGTCAGCGAGATCGCCCACGAGAGCTTCGACGCCGCTCTGGTGGTCAAGACCCTGGGCCGGGAGACCGACGAGACCACCCGCTTCGCGGTCAAGGCCGACGAGCTGCGCGACGGCCTGGTCGCGGTGGGCCGGGTCCGCGGCCTGTTCGACCCGATGATGGAGGCGCTGCCCAACCTGGGCACCCTCGCCGTGCTGCTGATCGGCGCCGAGCGGGTCGCCTCCGGCGCCACCGAGGCCGGTGCCCTGGTCTCCATCGCCTACCTGTTCACCCTGCTGACGCTGCCCATCCGCGCGATCGGCTGGGTGCTCGCCGACCTGCCGCGGGCGATGGCCGGCTTCGACCGCGTCACCCCGGTCCTGGAGGCCACGGGGGAGACCCCGCACGGACCCGGCACCGCCCCCGCGGGACCCGGCGGTGCCGCCGTCGCCGTCCGGGACGTCGACTTCCGGCACGACGCGGACGCCCGCCCGACCCTCTCCGGGGTCACCTTCGAGGTCACCGCCGGGCGCACGATCGCCGTCGTCGGTCCCACCGGCGCCGGCAAGTCCACCCTCGCCGGCCTGCTGGTGCGCCTGGTCGACCCGCACGACGGCTCGGTGCTGCTCGACGGCGTCGACCTGCGCACCCTGCGCGAGGGCGAGGTCAGCAGCCAGGTCGCCTTCGTCCCGCAGTCGACGTTCCTCTTCGACGACACCGTCCGCGACAACGTCACCCTCGGTGCGGACCTCAGCGACGAGCAGGTGCGCGAGGCCCTGCGCACGGCCGCCGCCGACGACTTCGTCGACCGGCTGCCGGAGGGCCTCGACACCCGGGTCGGTGAGCGCGGTGCGTCGCTGTCCGGTGGGCAGCGGCAGCGGCTCGCGCTGGCCCGCGCCGTCGTCCGGCGCCCCCGCCTCCTCGTCCTGGACGACGCCACCAGCGCCGTCGACCCCTCGGTGGAGGCCCGCATCCTCGACGCCCTGCGCGCCAGCGACCGCCCGGCCACCGTGGTCGTCGTCGCCTACCGCCAGGCCACCATCGCGCTGGCCGACGAGGTCGTCTGGATCGAGCGGGGCCGCCTCGTCGCCCGCGGCACGCACGCCGAGCTGCTCGCCGACGTCCCCGGCTACGGGCGCCTGGTGCAGGCCTACCAGCCCCCGGAACCCGTCGCGGCCGAGCCCGTGGAGGTGCCGGCGTGA
- a CDS encoding TIGR03085 family metal-binding protein yields the protein MPTAAQPVSQSERAALADLLEQLGPDQPTRCEGWTTRDLATHLVVRDRRPDTMPGVVLGGPFAGWTAKVSARTARRPFGELVAEVRSGPPAWVPTSWPAVDRLLNTVEMVVHHEDVRRAQPDWSPRELPTAVQDQLWSSVPLLARGGGLPETAGGLVVRRSDVPDGSTGSERRLRKGTPATIVTGAPLEVLLWVSGRPDVACVDLVVD from the coding sequence ATGCCGACCGCCGCCCAGCCCGTGTCGCAGTCGGAGCGAGCGGCGCTGGCCGACCTGCTGGAGCAGCTGGGTCCCGACCAGCCCACCCGCTGCGAGGGCTGGACCACCCGCGACCTGGCCACCCACCTGGTGGTCCGGGACCGCCGCCCCGACACCATGCCCGGCGTCGTGCTGGGCGGCCCGTTCGCCGGGTGGACGGCGAAGGTGTCGGCCCGCACGGCACGGCGGCCGTTCGGCGAGCTGGTCGCCGAGGTGCGCTCGGGCCCGCCGGCGTGGGTGCCCACGTCCTGGCCGGCGGTGGACCGGCTGCTCAACACCGTGGAGATGGTGGTCCACCACGAGGACGTGCGGCGGGCCCAGCCGGACTGGTCGCCGCGCGAGCTGCCGACCGCGGTGCAGGACCAGCTGTGGTCCAGCGTGCCGCTGTTGGCCCGCGGCGGCGGCCTGCCGGAGACCGCCGGAGGGCTGGTCGTGCGGCGCAGCGACGTCCCGGACGGGTCGACCGGCAGCGAGCGCCGGCTGCGGAAGGGCACCCCGGCGACGATCGTGACCGGGGCGCCGCTGGAGGTGCTGCTCTGGGTGAGCGGCCGCCCCGACGTCGCCTGCGTCGACCTCGTCGTCGACTGA